In Terriglobia bacterium, the genomic window TGTTCACGGAGTCCTCCGCGCGTCCCACGATCTCCTTGAGGCGGCCGAAGAAGAGTACGCGTATCTGCATAAAGCCTTCCGGATGATTCTAACCTGCCGGGAGCGCTGCGGGCCACTGCCAGAAAGACGGCCGGCGGAATTGCCGGTTTGTGCTTGACCGCAGGCGAAGGGGGTCGTAGGTTTCGAGAGGGACCACTTCCCTTTCGCGCGGGCCACGAGGAAATCAACGATGAAGATTCTGGTGACGGGAGCGAGCGGGCTGGTGGGGACCGCGCTGGGCAAGGCGCTGGCGCGCGACGGGCATACGGTCTGCCGGCTGCTGCGCCCGGGGAGCCGGACGGCCAGCGAAAAGGGCGCCGCTGCCGGAACCGGCTTCGATGTGGCGTGGAATCCTGCGACGGGCGAGATGGGCGGAGCGGCCGTCGGCGCCGACGCGGTAGTGCATCTGGCGGGGGCGCCGATTGCGGAAGGACGCTGGACGGCGGGGCGGAAAGAGCTGCTGCGTTCGAGCCGGGTGGAGACGACGCGGGCGCTGGTGAATGCGCTCGCGAAGATGAGCGTGCGGCCGCGGGTGCTGGTGTGCGCTTCGGCGACCGGCTACTACGGCGACCGCGGGGAGGAAGTGCTCACGGAGGAGAGTCCCGCGGGCACGGATTTCCTGGCGGGCATCGGACAGCAGTGGGAAGGGGAAGCGGTGAAGGCGGAAGTTCTGGGGATCCGCGTGGTGCGCGCGCGCCTGGGCATGGTGCTGGCCAGGCATGGCGGGGCGCTGGCGAAGATGCTGCTGCCCTTCCGCTTGGGCGTGGGCGGGCGGTTCGGCTCCGGGCGGCAGTGGATGCCCTGGGTGACGCTGGAAGACGTCGTGGGCATCTTCCGCTTCGCGCTGGAGGAGGCCCCGGCGGGAAGCGTGCTGAGCCGCATGCCGCTGAGCGGCGCCGTGAACGCGGTGGCGCCTCAACCGGTGCGCAACGCTGAGTTCACCCAGGCGCTGGCGCGGGCCCTGCATCGCCCGGCGATCTTTCCCGTGCCGGCGCTGGCTCTGCGCCTGACGCTGGGCGAGATGGCCGGCGCGCTGCTGCTCTCCAGCCAGCGCGTGCTGCCGCAAAAGCTCGAGCAGTGCGGCTATCGCTTCCGCCATCCGGAACTGCGCGCGGCGCTCGCCGCCGTCCTCGCCGCGGATTGAACGGCAGGGCTCTCCTTCGATTGCACGGTTTAACTGTTCGACCGTTCTACTTTTCAACTCTTCGGGCGGTCGGGGTCGAGACGCTCGAGCAGGACGTCGAGGTTGGACTCATCCACAAAGAGCTGCGCCCCTCTGCCGGCTCTATCGCCGGCCGGAGGTGCGGCAAGGGATTCGTCCTCGTCGAAGGCCTGGAAGAGACGCAGCTTGGCCACCGCGTACTCTTCGGTCCCCGTGAGGGCGTGGCCGGCGCGCTTCTTCCACGCTTCCACCGCGGCGCCATCTACGAAGATGCGCAGGGGGAAGGTGGCTTTGCGATCGGCGGAGATCATATAGCAGTATTCGGTGCCGGACTTGGCTCCGCGGCACACGCGCTCCACTTCGAAAAAGTAGTATTGGAAGACATAGCCGGTCGCCGCGGAATACGCTTTTACGCGGCGGGCAGCGTCGGGGCGAGGCATGGGCGGATTATTCGGTGTGCGGTGGAGTCTGTCAATGGATGGCCAGCGAAGATTTGCAGGTAGTCGGAGATGGAAGAATCAATAAAGGAATTCCGAAGTGGGAATGAGCCATCCTGGTGCAGTGCCAAAACGAAACTTTCCACTGCCATACTCGGCCACGAGAATTCGCGCTAAGCTTACTGCGGTTTGCAAGAATACAGCCAGACATCTCCCATAACTCTTTGTTCCACAGTTGCTTAGAGATAAGTCATGGCTCCTCCAATGGAGCCCTGCGGCCAAAAACCATTCTTCGACGTTCGCTGGCCCTTCGCCTGCTTTTCTTGCGGGCATGCCGCCCCTCTCCGAGCATCGCAAACGAATCGTTGCCGCACACGGATTTCTTGTTCTCCTCACGGCGAGTGCGTGCACGCTGGGCTGCGGCGGGGGAGGCGCAAGCCCTGTAGCGCCCCCGCCGCCTTCACCTCCCCCTTCTCCGCCCCCGGCGGTAACGGTGAACCTGACGCCCGGGAGTGCCTCCATCCTCTTGGGCAACACGCAAGCGTTCACGGCCACGGTCAGCGGCACAACCGACGCCGCCGTCTCCTGGACGGTGAACGGCGTGGCCGGAGGTAATGCCACCCTGGGAACGATCTCCGCCGCCGGGCTGTACACCGCCCCGGCCGATCTGCCGTCTCCCGCCACGGTAGAGGTGCGTGCCACCAGCCATGCCGATAGCACCCGGTACGCCGCAGCGCAAGTCACCGTCACCAGCGACATTGCCCTCAGCCTCGCGCCGGGCGCGGCCAGCGTGGAGCTGGGCGCGGTGCAGAGTTTTCACGCCACGCTCGCAAGCAGCGGCCATCCGGACACCGCGGTGCGCTGGAGCCTCAGCGGAGCGGCATGTCCGGCGGCCTGCGGCGCGGTGGATGGCAGCGGCAACTACACGGCGCCAGCGATCCTGCCCTCCTCGCCAAGCGTCACCGTCACCGCGCGGAGCGCCGCGGACAGTTCCAAACAGGCCACGGCGACAATCAACATAACCAGCAGCTTCATTCTGACAATTGCGGCGCCGGCGAGCGAGCCCGCGGGCGGAACGGCCAGCCTCACGGCCACGCTGCAGCCGGTCTCCGGCTCGAACCCGGATTCGGTGCTGAGTTGGTCGCTCTCCGGGGCGGGCTGCACGGGGAGCGCCTGCGGCACCCTGACCAGCACCGGCAGCGCTTCGTCCGCGGGCGGCGCTACCACCGCCTCGGCCACGTACACCGCGCCGGCCACGCAGCCGAATCCGGCGAGCGTGGTCATCACCGTGACCCCCGCGGCCGATCCCGCGCGAAAGGTCCAGGCCACGGTGACCATTACAGCCGTGGTATCGGTCGGCGTCTCGCCTGCCTCCGCCACGCGGGCGATAAACCACCGCCTCACGCTGAGCGTGACGGTCGGGGGAACGGCGAATGCCACCGTCACCTGGAACGTCAACGGCGTGGCCGGCGGTAACGCCGGCGTGGGACAAATCTGCGTGGCCGGCTCAAACCCCTGCCAGGCCGTGACCACCAGCAGCAACGCCCAGGTGGACTACCTCGCGCCCGGCGCTCTGCCCCTGCCCAATCCGGTGACCGTGCAGGCGGTCAGCCAGGCCGATCCCACCAAGAACGCCGCGGCGCAGATCACCATCATCGCCCACATCCTGGTGACCGTCGCGCCGGCCAGCGTGACGCTCGCGCCCGCGGCGGCGCAGGCATTCGCCGCCAGCGTTCTGGGCACGGACAACCAAAACGTCGTCTGGCAAGTGCAGGGCGCGGCCTGCGGCGGCGCCGGAGCGCCCTGCGGAACGATCAACGCCAACGGCATCTATACCGCGCCGGTCAGCGCGCCGTCGCCGAACACCCTGCAAGTGGTGGCCGTCAGTTCCGAGGACACTGCGCAGACGGGTACGGCCAACGTCACTTTGACGTCCGGCCCGGCCATTCTGGGGCTCCTCCCGGCGAGC contains:
- a CDS encoding TIGR01777 family oxidoreductase, which encodes MKILVTGASGLVGTALGKALARDGHTVCRLLRPGSRTASEKGAAAGTGFDVAWNPATGEMGGAAVGADAVVHLAGAPIAEGRWTAGRKELLRSSRVETTRALVNALAKMSVRPRVLVCASATGYYGDRGEEVLTEESPAGTDFLAGIGQQWEGEAVKAEVLGIRVVRARLGMVLARHGGALAKMLLPFRLGVGGRFGSGRQWMPWVTLEDVVGIFRFALEEAPAGSVLSRMPLSGAVNAVAPQPVRNAEFTQALARALHRPAIFPVPALALRLTLGEMAGALLLSSQRVLPQKLEQCGYRFRHPELRAALAAVLAAD